The genomic stretch TGGTTTCTTGATTTGGTTATGAATGCAGGtatctgaattaaaaaaagggTCTCACCTtaattctttttctttttctttttcctgctCAAGCTTGCGTCTTTTCATCTCTTCTGCTCTCTTCTGCTGTTTCTCCAGCAAAGCTGCTCTTCGCTGGGCCATCTCATCCTCCGGTCGCTCTTTGTCATCCTAataataaagacagaaataaaaaggcATGAATATACTGACCTTAAAACAGCATTTATAGAAAAGTGCatacaataatattaatcattAGTCACCTACCTTGAAAAAGAAACCAACCCCTCCTTTCGCCTCTGGCTCCGTCCGGTCACTCATCGAGTCAGATAAAGTGTCAGGTACCTGGTCATCCTCCTCCCCGTCTCCTCGCAGAGCAGACAGTGAGATCTCTATCAGGCTACTGCGTTTGCCATTCGACATCCCTGCAGGGACATCACTCTCGAAGGAGCACTCTGATGGCGCACCAGAGCTGTAGCCCCCGTGTGCAAACCTGTCCTTGTGAGCCAAAGGACCATGCGATGGCCCGGCATCCAGGTCCAGGCTAAATATACTATGATCGTCGATGGAGCCGACCTCTGACATTGCGTCATCTGCGGCATGGCGGAGAGTCGGGATAGGAGTTGGCGCAGGGGTCTGTGTCGGCGTGGGGACAGGAGTTGGTCCAGATGAACGCAGCTCATCTAGGCTGTGAGAGTCACCAAGGGAGAAGGAAGACACAGTCTGGTCTTGCATTTGCCAGGGATTTACACGACGAAGGTGGGGGATGCTGTCCACGTTCTGAGGTGCCGTGATAACCCTCGACAGTGTGGGGACCTTATTGTCCAAGGGACGACTGTTTTGGTGGTGTTTGGGGCTTTTAGGGGGCACAGATTGGGCTCTACGCTGGACTTTAGGGGATTTATAAGGAGTGGTGTGGTTTGTGATTCTGTGAGAtggagacggagaggaggaggctgaaTTTAAATCTCGGGTGGATTCCCGCGACAGGCGTGCAGGAGCTGGGGTGGAGGTTTTAGGGCTGGGTGGAATGACCCAGGTTTTGTTGCTGGAACCTGGAGCTTTCTTCTTGACCATGGGGTTCTGCTGCTCCGTCAGCCGCTGCatgtcactctgcagagagctAAGAGCTGCAGTCAGCTTGGATACAGCATTGTTATAGTCCCCTAGTGGAGCCACCGCTTTCTCTCCAGGAGCCCCAGAGCCCTTCTCTCCTGGCGTACCCGCTTTTTCTTTGGAGTGACCGACCGGTTTGTTGAACTGAAGTCCTCCTTTGACATTACCGTCATCATCCACTGAGGGGCGCTGTTCATCTTGTTCctgctgctcttcctcttccaTTCGAGCAAGTCTTTCTTCCAGTGTCAAGCGAGAGAGGTCTTCTtctgtggatgaggtgctgatCTGGCCGTTCCCTCCTTCACCCTCGCCTTCGTCCTCACGCTGCTCCTTCTTTAACTGCAGAAAGGCACTCTTCCCAAGTCTTTGTCGGTGCTTTGCAAAAATGGCCTCGATGCGTTTCTTCTGGGCTTCGATAGCTTTGCGTTTTTCTTCGAGCCGAGTTCCCAGCTCAGACATCTCATTATTGAGTTGTGGGCTCTTAGTGGGGCTTTCTTCAGACTTTTGTGCCCACGTGGTCAtcggagaggaagaagaagaagggtcGCTGGCTTTGGGAGAATCTATAATCTGCTTCTTTTTGCGCTCGGCAAAGCTGGTCATCTTCACACCACTATCAGACACCTCTGTGCCGTGGCCTCTGACACCAGCAGCTGGTGTGGCTGGAGTGGACTGGGCCTTGGGCAGGTCTTCTGATGCATCCGAGTCCACACTGCCGTCTCTCAAGACCGAGTCATCATCTCGTGAACATTCAGAGGTGTTTCTGGTGCGAGTGGGCTCCCTGGACTCCCCTGTGGGCCGGTACAGCATTCCTGAGCGTGGGGGGGCAGAGCAGCTGATGGGTGCTAAATTGCTGTTATGTCTCGAACTAACAGGGTCATCAGGAGAGTGGAGGTAGAAGCCATCAGGAGCGCCATCAGGGTGTAAACGGGGCTCCATCTTGCTCTCGTTGTGGATTATTTGGAGAGCCTCTTCAATGGTAGGCAGCTCTCCCGCTTCACTTGCCGCAAGGCCGTTCTCCTCTGCCAGCCTGGGAATACTGGCAGACTGGGTGGCCCAAGAAGCTCTCTGCGGACCGTTGGAGCCGGGGGGTTTGCTCAGCAAATGGCTGAGGTCTTCAGGAGGGGTGTAGGGCACCCGGGTCATGTTTTGGACTGCTGGGTTGAGTTGGTCTGAGCTCACAGAGCGGGTTATCACAGGGTTGCCCATCACAATGTCCACATCACTGTCCAGACCGAAAGGAATGCTGAAGGACACTGCTGACAAGGGGCggctgaaagaaaaacaagcgagtgtaagtgcaataaaaataagttaaaaagaCAGAGTTTAAATGGTATTAAATAGGGATTACATAGAGAAACAAAGAcctcttcattataaaaaaaaaaattctttcactttttatttgtcTGAGACTGACAgcaaataaccaacacaacatttagccggcacaaaattgatgcaacacaacagataaacatagGCCACTACCATCAgcgaatgtcatcttatttgccgATAGGCTGATGGCAAGTCAACACTTGTACAAAAATCGTTGTACCCCCAGTATCGAATATATGAGTCCTACCTGAGAGGTTTCTTGCTCCATGTCTTTCCAACTCCTTCTATATGAGACATTGAGGTAGACTGAGTCAAAGATCCTGAATACAatgggacacacacagacacgtaaAGGCATGCACACCACAGAGATGCACAAATCAAACAATACACCAatacaaaaatagaaaaagaataTGTACAAAAACTTTCAAATATccataaaaataagaaaacaagaCTATAATGCAGCACGAAAAAAAGACAAACGAGGTTGAGGGAAGTAGGTGAACCAGATTGCAAAATGatagaaatatatacaaaacacTGTAGCTTGATGATGAGTAATGATGACAGGATGCTGTCTTAATGCTACCTGACGCAGGAGCGGAGATGGGGAGGAAAGGCTTCTTGAAGATAGAAGGGGAGGTGCTGTAAAGCAGAGAAACGATCAGTCAGTCCAAACGAGTGCTTCATACAAAGAATATCATACAAAAGCAAAAATCATATCCAGAGAGCTTCTGTACCTGCTACCACTCAAGCCTCTTGGTGTTACTGGTGTGGGTCCATctaacaaaaaggaaaataagaTTTTGTAACGGATACTCAATGTAATGATCTTAATGGTAGGATTACACAGTATTATTATACAGGACCGCAACACTTACCCAACGTGTCTATCGGTTGAACGAATTCTGGCCTTCGTACTTCAAACCAGGTAAGCAGTTCTGCTAGGAAGCTCAGCAAGTTGAGCTAAATAAATCAGACAGAATAAATCAGCCAATACAGTACTCAATATTTGTGTTAATGTCTCAATCAGTTGACTAATGTTCGGGAGAGTGACTGTAAGTACCTGAAGCTCCTGTGGGGTGTACAGCATGTCCTCCAGCGTCAAGTGACAACAGCTCTTCAGACAGCTGTCACAGAATTCTCGGATGAACTGCAGGTTGTACAGGCTGTCTGTTACAGACATGGACTCCTTCATACAAACATCttacagagagagggaaaaaaagtgttaaactgacataaacacattaaaagggatagttcaggtgttttgaagtgaggttgtatatagtcatagtcagtgtattacctacagtagatgatggtcggcacacctccagtttggagaaacacacaggagttaccgcacggaagcaaagcaatgtactgctgtggacggggacggcagcaaaacgtattttagtcaccttaaagaaaggctcacctaaagaaaatctatatcagtttaagtgtacgctatatttcgaATATTTTCACGGCTTTACCGAGCCGTCATACAGCTATACAGTGTATGTTTCCAACGGGGagctgaagccgttatctatgttTTCGCCttaagcaaccagactccattgacaaaaacagtaattttacctcacagaacacgggagttgctttGCTTCCGgacagtaactcctgtctgcttctccaaactgggtgcGTGCCAACCGctgtctactgtaggtaataagtacctcatacaacgccacttcaaaacacccaaactatccttttaagtACTACAAAGCTGTTCGTGGGTTACAATGTTTGCTGGTACCTTCAAGTCTTAGCAGGCCAGGGCAATAGTAATGTATGACTGCAGCAACAGCACAACCACTAGACAGGTCTTTGACTTCATTCACCGCTGGAAAGATGGGCTTCTGTTTGGACTGTATTTTATCCTTCCTGTAGCGgagctaaaaaaacaacaacaaacaatgaAGTTAATCAAACACTGCAGTGTGACCTTAATGATACTTTGTTAATGTTTATATGCAAATCATTTGACAAATTAGTTAATGTTAAAGCCATCATCAAAGTCAGGGTTTTCCAAACATGGGTGGATACTGTAAAGTCTAATAGACACTGTGACACATAacagaaaatgttaaaaagaaGATTTGCAGTATGAGTGAAAGGAAAGAGAACCAATAAAGGTCATGCTAATGTGTACAAGAGTGAACAAATGACAGATGCAAAGTGAGTGACTTAATCAGAGCGGAAAGAAGGAAGGTTTTGTCAGGAGAAAGTGGGACAAGTGAGAGTctcaggagagagaaagaatgtTTCAGGTACACCGGTTAACTAGAGTATCTATACAAACAGCTCCCTGTCTGCGGGAACCAGCTGACTAGAAGCTCGTCTCTGTTAACCCACACAGccgttcacacacaaacacacacacctctgaggACCAGAGGAACCGGTTATACAAGGCAGTGTCAAGGCCGGCTTGAGTACTGATTGTGATTCATGCACCACTCGTGAGTCAGCAAACAACGCCCCGCCCTATCGACATTTATGCTGCGACGTGCACTTTAACGCAGATTAGGATGTGATGCACATTCTCACACCAGcatatggagagaaaaaaaacaaaaaacacacctgACCATCAGGTATTTGCTGATAAATTTGATGAAGACactggagggatggagggacaGGGGGGAAGGagcagaggaaaggagggaaCTTACAGGAACAAGTTTCCAGTACCAGCGAGTAGGACactgtcagagaggaggagggacagGAAATAGAGAAAGACAAGGAAATGGAAGAACAGGAGCAGAAGGAGAGGTATTAAGCCTCCAGTGGAAGAACTAGACAAACTGGAGAAAAGGGTTGTGATGACGGTACCTCCTTGGAATAACAAGACAACCTTGTTGACAAAGCAGCGACGCTACCTTTAATTCTATTGTGTCAACCAATACTGGTTGTGCTTGTAGAGTAGGAGAACCAACAATATGATCTTAATACATAGCACTTTGCCTTTTTATAGCACTGAGTGCATAATCCTCTTCAGATTATCATGTGTGTGTAGTTATAATGATGAGTGTGACAAGAGATAGAAACACGCTGGATGTGTAATGTAATACTCACAGAGGGTTGGACAGGTTCGGGCTCCATAATGGCCTGAGACGTGTCATTCTGGGCTCCTTCAGTACGTTCTCTTAACTTCTGGTTTAACTGAGAGCATGCCAGGAAGACAAAATGGTTAACACACATAGATCACAGATCTACAGTATACTCTCACCTTTTTAAAACACAGTggattaaaccagtggttcccaatatttttccttaagggaccccttttctatcttTGAGTAAAGTgatgacccctgactaagtgacatattttatggatatttaacTACAATACTTTATctatattatgtatttttttatttttaacaaatcatacctacttaataggcttcttatttaacaaattcagtgtttcttCTTCCTGACGCTTGATgcttatatcttaaataataatccaaactttaaaaatcttcacagaaatgaatgaaatgttgagATAAAGGCCAACTGTTTTTTCAATAAGTTGTCTTACACTGGAAACCAGTGGGTTAAATAATTACAGCATCCTCATTTCCGCAGCTAAACAGACACTGGATCATCTACAACAGAGGTCTTTTAAGAAGATAAAAGTCTGAACAAGTAATTTTCTGAAAGTATTAAAACAagatgtgtgtttgaaacaagcgtCATTTCTCTCTGGCTTGCTCCTTACCCCGTTAACCCAATGAAGCAGAGCATCCTCCCAGCTGGAGGCTCCACCCAGTAGCTCGGCAGCACCACATGTCTTCACCGCAGTCACCGTCTCCATGGCTCCCATGGCCATCAGGGCATCTATCACTGCCAGGTGAGCACTCTGCACCAATCACATGGGAGAAGGAAGAGAGGAACATTCagatgggggtggggggagcATTCACAGCCAAGAGCCCAGACAGCATCAATCAATCACAGCTAACACGATAACGCTGGACATTTTACTGCTCCATCAGGGCCCTGCTTACTGCAGAGCAGAGACCACCTCTAACTGCTGCAGCGCGACCATCATTTACCAGCAGCGTCCTCTAGAGGTCACCAGAAGGCCGCTGTGAGTCAGCAGAAACACTGACGAGAGTCTTCAgcgagcaaacacacacatcagtagATATGGGTGAACTTTGGACCCGTGTTTGTTCAATCATTAAGTCATTGAATAAGCAATGGACCAGTAATATGATAACATGTATGTCCCAGGACTGTCGTTCCTCAGCTGCTGTACCTTTATTTACTTTCTCCTCAGCGTGCTTCCCTTCCCTTTTGCGCAGTGAAATATTCCTGTATGACTCATGTGCAACACTTACAGGATAAAGTGACGTGTTGTAACGAGATCACCAGGAAGCACAACAATGAACAGTATTCTCTGGAAGAAACAGGTCTTTTTCTGCAATTTCGGTGTATGAATGTGTCTTTGTGAGACAACATAACGGATGTAAAATCTAATCAATATAGCGTTTTTACACAGAAATACAACATTAAAACCATAACACTGTTATTCCACATATTTGACATTCCCAAGCATGTGTATCCAACAGAAATACGTGTACTTCCTTAAACTTGAGACCATTACAGAGTCCTGTCTAATGGCTAGAGCCCATTAAAGTGCACCACCAACACTGTCGGCTCAGTCAGAGAGAGCGCCTTAACTCCATAAACCTGTTAGCTCATTAGAAGTCGTGCTATGTTTTTGCCACGGGGCAACAAACAACAGTACTTCTTATGTCTGACCTCCACATTGTTATGAATGATTCTGATATTTTAACCATTTTCAATGcatttcattcatgtttttcttttgcagtCATTAAGATAATCACAGTAGCTGGTAcatagagttgttccgataccgataccagcaCCGGAAATGCCCCGGATACAGCCTAAAATGCTGGATTGGTTATCGGCGAGTATGCGAGTCTAGTATGCACCCATCTAATTCATGTTCTCGTTTATCAGCTCATTTGTGCTACacagcaacagaaacatgtctcaCTCGCTACCCGATCTGTACATGCTGCCTTATCGGtactcaacagagatgagaaagaagcgagatggctcactcgtTAGCttcttccatcatcagctccggaaaaaACGATCACTGCGTCCGAAATCGATGATGAAagtagctaatggggatccaaactaacaaataaacaaacaagtgaGTCATCtcgcttctttctcatctctgttgagagctGCACCTGCGCAgtaccagcccgttctcattcccggGGGTTTAAATACAGAGGTTTTGTCACAGCCGTTGGCGTTCGGTACTGTCGCACACAGCACCCTTTAGCGGcagtatgaaacgcaccgggcgttccattaactataatgtcaACCCATcaacggcaacagtaaacactccgAGAAAATGTGCCCAACCATGTACttctttcctaaacataactatagTGGTTTCGTTGCCTGATCCTAAAATtacgtgacaaagcggcggtatgtgtgCAGCAGTGTGCAGCTCTTAGTTTTGATGTGTGGTGCTAGTTTTGCCAATTTCCACACCAGCAATCTTATAAAGCATGACCCAAAAGAGCATGACGAGTTCACCAAAGCAAAGGGGGGAAAAAGGAGGCCATACAACAGCGATAGCAATCCTATCACATCCATACAGGGTTAGTAGTATATCTATTTTTGTCTCCTCTATCTGTATCACTTTTAGTTGCCATCCAACAGCAGCACcggagctcctctctcctcactaCTGGCTAACGGCAACAAGCTCCTTGTTATAATAATCAATTCTGGCCAGGTCACAAACAACACATTCCTGTCAAGGGGCCACTCCTTCAATCTCCAACCTTCAGTTTTGAGCCTAATCGGTTCAAATCAGTGCCTGTTCCCTTTTACTACTTACAAATTCCACTTTAGAGGCCAGACATTCTTCCTCTAACCTCTTACGTTGCCCCAGATGGGGGCTGGTGGCAGTCCAGCTGCGTGCATGAGCCCCGTCTGCGTGTCTGCCTACTCAACCCTGATGTAAAGTGCTGACCGGGGCAGACCCGGTGCTGTGGCGGGCAGGGCAGGGCTATGCCAGCAAAGGCTTGTCAGATAGCATTGGGCCGAGCTCTCTGGATGCGTTGCAGTCAGTCACTGGGAGCTGTGTGACCCTGCTGGCCTGCCCTCCAACACTGAAGCTGCTTGTGTGTCTGTGACATGACTTGTCTGTTCAGTGGAAATGTCTGCAGTACAGAGGGGGACAAATGGCCTGATATAGGGACTACTAGGGCTTCTCAGCGCCAGCCACAGTCTGACTGATTCAGAGCACTATTACTCCGCAGGGATAATTGAAACATGGTAGGGAGTAGGCTTGTCGTAGTAGTCGGTGTTAGCTGTGTTActcggtggtcgggcacacactaattacattacgtacccaccgcccCAACCGTCGGTTTGCTTTtttgacagaaataaaacccatttcgTTCATTTTGGCATATCAGCGCCGTGTCATCAATAAAAAGTCGGACGACACTTCAAGTTAacagtgaatgcatctgctccatacggagtctcaggtcagagtagcaggagtcatatttcacacacgggacgagagagagttgacagacaagatgatgcaaggcgaaaagcaaaagcacctatttggcaatatttcagatttaaacccaatgctataaaggatcaataataataatgaaccaTCGCCGTGTGGAGGtcggagcggtcacagctggCGGAAACCTGCGGCCgcgcagcgaaagctggaccggagaggccagacaaaACACCCACGTGACTGCATCTCTGTATGAGAACACATGGCTGCAGCTTAATACTGAGAGAACAGCGCTGAAAATGCCTTTGGTATTCCTTCTCATTACTTTAAGTTGGTTTTATCGCAGCAtatatgcaatattatatttgtgtacaATTTGATCCGTATCAATAGCTACATAAAACGTTTTTATTAAtcaaatatacatttatgtatgaactgtggaaatgtatgtcGTATATAGgccaaatatgttttgtttttttaaaagtgggACATATTTCCAAGATATACGTATAAATATATCCAAAACGCTTGCGATAATCATGTCATGTAACTGCTGAATTAGGGTActggcacttttttttatttaattaaattttatgtttatatactatatacattatagactggaaaTTGAATTCCTGTTGAAGTTTTTACTAATATCTTTCTGCATTAAAAAGCTTTACACTTCCTcagtaattcctgttaatttgaagattttttaccaagttgctggtgtaagaatcattattttaataatacctaacaattcaataaatgtatatctgtgtatttatttattacattttgttttacaatgttaagAGAGCAATgtcaagtctgatgttgccttacacataaaagaatgatcccaaagcccaggtatcggtatcgggactgaaaaagttgcaTCGGTGCATCCATGATCAAtattgaatattaatattgtgatatggaTTTCAACTATTTTTGTTGTTAGGTCTTTGAGGCCTGAGAACAAAAGAAACAGACTGCTGCTAAATTGTGCCAGCAGCTGTCATTCAAACACTCAAAGTGATTGAAAGTAGTcacatatttttgcatttagccACAATGTGTAATCATAGGTTGGAGCTATTGTCACAGTGTGAACGGAGACAGGATGAcagcgagagagacagagagaaaaggaaatgaactaatgaaagtGGCCAACCATGTCGTCATGCGGTACAGTAGTCATtcagaggagagagcagagga from Sebastes fasciatus isolate fSebFas1 chromosome 13, fSebFas1.pri, whole genome shotgun sequence encodes the following:
- the camsap3 gene encoding calmodulin-regulated spectrin-associated protein 3 isoform X3, with translation MVDSPTMRKTFVVPDIKPLDLYDCTKAKICASVGWLLAKSYGSAENVPTDLRDPFYCDQYEQEHLKPPVTRLLQSSELYCRTYGLLLGGTGAEAQPKDNVALLQLLAQRGIVAKDQDTPVTDADLRRKPIKMSAHLAVIDALMAMGAMETVTAVKTCGAAELLGGASSWEDALLHWVNGLNQKLRERTEGAQNDTSQAIMEPEPVQPSCPTRWYWKLVPLRYRKDKIQSKQKPIFPAVNEVKDLSSGCAVAAVIHYYCPGLLRLEDVCMKESMSVTDSLYNLQFIREFCDSCLKSCCHLTLEDMLYTPQELQLNLLSFLAELLTWFEVRRPEFVQPIDTLDGPTPVTPRGLSGSSTSPSIFKKPFLPISAPASEGVGKTWSKKPLSRPLSAVSFSIPFGLDSDVDIVMGNPVITRSVSSDQLNPAVQNMTRVPYTPPEDLSHLLSKPPGSNGPQRASWATQSASIPRLAEENGLAASEAGELPTIEEALQIIHNESKMEPRLHPDGAPDGFYLHSPDDPVSSRHNSNLAPISCSAPPRSGMLYRPTGESREPTRTRNTSECSRDDDSVLRDGSVDSDASEDLPKAQSTPATPAAGVRGHGTEVSDSGVKMTSFAERKKKQIIDSPKASDPSSSSSPMTTWAQKSEESPTKSPQLNNEMSELGTRLEEKRKAIEAQKKRIEAIFAKHRQRLGKSAFLQLKKEQREDEGEGEGGNGQISTSSTEEDLSRLTLEERLARMEEEEQQEQDEQRPSVDDDGNVKGGLQFNKPVGHSKEKAGTPGEKGSGAPGEKAVAPLGDYNNAVSKLTAALSSLQSDMQRLTEQQNPMVKKKAPGSSNKTWVIPPSPKTSTPAPARLSRESTRDLNSASSSPSPSHRITNHTTPYKSPKVQRRAQSVPPKSPKHHQNSRPLDNKVPTLSRVITAPQNVDSIPHLRRVNPWQMQDQTVSSFSLGDSHSLDELRSSGPTPVPTPTQTPAPTPIPTLRHAADDAMSEVGSIDDHSIFSLDLDAGPSHGPLAHKDRFAHGGYSSGAPSECSFESDVPAGMSNGKRSSLIEISLSALRGDGEEDDQVPDTLSDSMSDRTEPEAKGGVGFFFKDDKERPEDEMAQRRAALLEKQQKRAEEMKRRKLEQEKEKEKELSKPQWMTIEGWGNKNEDQSQTPGTPPASRTPVEGTPQRRGDFTRQEYERRHQLKIMEDLDKVLRQKPTTVRGVKKQRPKTVFRDDSVLSHSPARGFMGTKLSKQYSHSTMNLSSMANDSGGLTVRKSPSRSHSPSRLMSPRRISAHNGEKDWENGSTISSPASIPEYTGPKLYKEPSFKSNKFIIHNAITRCCLAGKVNEPQKNKIVEEMETSSANHFLILFRDASCQFRAVYTMNPETEEMVRLTGIGPRIIAPEMVESIYKYSSDRKQFTAIPSKTMSMSVDAITIPGHFWQKRPGTPKKLGTPK